One stretch of Miscanthus floridulus cultivar M001 chromosome 18, ASM1932011v1, whole genome shotgun sequence DNA includes these proteins:
- the LOC136522666 gene encoding uncharacterized protein, whose translation MAAPRPRIRAVRLGPLLLFLLVPLIYSVSRLHPWAPEKGVCLPPPTAPKRPDRLVLGPAAGQGRPDRLQCQGLRALNKIGLSSEENYSGEHISFVTVFTTYNSVSAGDGNVPSDSVTVGNHSYSKIERSMAILNTFISFIKVSMPRSNVIILTDPGSKISVNQGSATLLPIEGNYSRGNLMLQRIKTYIAFLEQKLVEFDRVEGWSHFVLTDSDIAVVDDLGHIFKKYPQCHLALTFRNNKGQPLNSGFVAVRGTRDGITKAVELLKQVLEAYSLRYIKASRMLGDQLALAWVVKSHLPSAFGKFSKHEAFTGEVNGASVLFLSCAVYNWTPPEGAGQFHGIPLDVKVIHFKGSRKRLMLEAWNFYNSTSKLSDMLCLILRSGRTKYDF comes from the exons ATGGCGGCCCCGAGGCCTCGGATCCGCGCCGTACGTCTAGGCCCGctgctcctcttcctcctcgtcccGCTCATCTACTCCG TGTCCAGGCTGCACCCCTGGGCGCCGGAGAAGGGCGTGTGCTTGCCACCCCCAACCGCGCCGAAGCGGCCTGACCGTCTCGTGCTCGGTCCCGCCGCCGGACAGGGCCGCCCCGACCGCCTACAGTGCCAAG GACTTAGAGCTCTGAATAAGATTGGCCTATCAAGTGAAGAGAACTATTCTGGAGAACACATTTCTTTTGTTACTGTATTCACAACCTACAATTCTGTCTCAGCTGGAGATGGCAATGTTCCATCTGATTCTGTAACTGTTGGAAACCATTCTTATAGCAAAATAGAAAGGTCCATGGCCATTCTGAACACTTTCATCAGTTTCATAAAG GTATCAATGCCAAGAAGCAACGTGATCATATTGACTGATCCTGGTTCAAAAATTTCAGTAAATCAAGGGAGTGCTACACTATTGCCTATTGAAGGAAACTATTCTCGAGGAAATTTGATGCTTCAAAGAATAAAGACATACATT GCATTTCTGGAgcaaaaacttgtggaatttgataGGGTGGAGGGgtggagtcattttgttttaacTGATTCCGATATAGCAGTGGTTGATGATCTTGGACATATATTCAAAAAATATCCCCAATGTCATCTGGCTCTTACTTTTCGTAATAACAAAGGGCAACCTTTGAACTCTGGGTTTGTTGCGGTAAGAGGAACCAGGGATGGCATCACTAA AGCTGTGGAACTCTTGAAACAAGTCCTTGAAGCTTACAGCTTAAGATATATCAAGGCTTCCCGTATGCTTGGTGACCAATTAGCACTGGCATGGGTTGTCAAGTCTCATCTACCATCGGCTTTTGGAAAATTTTCTAAGCATGAAGCATTTACTGGTGAAGTTAATGGAGCATCTGTTCTCTTCTTGTCTTGTGCTGTTTATAATTGGACCCCGCCTGAGGGTGCTGGACAGTTTCATGGTATACCCTTGGATGTTAAG GTTATCCATTTCAAAGGTTCAAGAAAGCGTTTGATGCTTGAGGCATGGAATTTCTACAACTCAACCTCTAAGCTGTCCGATATGCTATGCCTAATCTTGAGAAGTGGCCGGACAAAATATGACTTCTGA
- the LOC136520464 gene encoding elongation factor 1-gamma 2-like: MALVLHTGAGNKNAFKALIAAEYSGVKVELTKNFEMGVSNKTPEFLKMNPLGKVPVLETPDGPVFESNAIARYVARLKDDNPLLGSSRIEQAHVEQWVDFAATEVDPGVAWYLYPRLGYIPYAHTTEETAIASLKRSLGALNTHLASNTYLVGHSVTLADIVLTCNLYHGIARILTKSFTSDFPHVERYFWTMVNQPNFKKVIGEVKQAESVPPVQKKAAPPKEPKAKVVKKEAPKEAPKPKVVEAPAEEEAPKPKPKNPLDLLPPSKMVLDDWKRLYSNTKTNFREVAIKGFWDMYDPEGYSLWFCDYKYNDENTVSFVTLNKVGGFLQRMDLVRKYAFGKMLVIGSEPPFKLKGLWLFRGQEVPKFVMDEVYDMELYEWTKVDISDEAQKERVSAMIEDQEPFEGEALLDAKCFK; encoded by the exons GTATTGCATACTGGGGCTGGAAACAAGAATGCCTTCAAGGCACTTATTGCTGCAGAATACAGTGGGGTCAAGGTTGAGTTGACCAAGAATTTTGAGATGGGTGTCTCCAACAAGACCCCTGAGTTTCTTAAGATGAACCCCCTTGGGAAG GTTCCTGTTCTGGAGACTCCTGATGGCCCTGTTTTTGAGAGTAATGCTATTGCACGCTATG TTGCTCGTTTGAAAGACGACAACCCTCTTCTTGGGTCTTCCCGTATTGAACAA GCCCACGTTGAGCAATGGGTGGACTTTGCTGCAACAGAAGTTGACCCTGGTGTTGCATGGTACTTGTATCCAAGGCTTGGGTACATCCCTTATGCTCACACA ACTGAGGAAACAGCTATTGCTTCATTGAAGAGATCGCTTGGTGCTCTGAACACACACCTTGCCTCAAACACATACCTTGTTGGGCATTCTGTTACTCTAGCTGACATTGTATTGACATGCAACCTGTACCATGGAATTGCACGGATCTTGACCAAGAGCTTCACTTCTGATTTTCCTCATGTCGAGAGGTATTTCTGGACCATGGTTAACCAGCCTAACTTCAAGAAGGTCATTGGTGAGGTCAAGCAGGCAGAGTCTGTACCTCCTGTTCAGAAAAAGGCCGCTCCTCCTAAGGAGCCGAAGGCAAAGGTTGTCAAGAAAGAAGCCCCAAAGGAGGCACCCAAGCCAAAGGTGGTTGAGGCACCAGCAGAAGAGGAAGcaccaaagccaaagccaaagaatccTCTTGACTTGTTGCCACCAAGCAAAATGGTCCTTGATGACTGGAAGAGGCTATACTCAAACACAAAGACCAACTTCCGGGAGGTTGCCATCAAAG GTTTCTGGGACATGTACGACCCAGAGGGCTACTCTCTGTGGTTCTGTGACTACAAGTACAATGATGAGAACACCGTCTCCTTTGTGACCCTGAACAAGGTTGGTGGATTCCTGCAGCGGATGGACCTGGTCCGCAAGTACGCCTTTGGTAAGATGCTTGTGATAGGCTCTGAGCCACCCTTCAAGTTGAAGGGCCTTTGGCTCTTCCGTGGCCAGGAGGTTCCCAAGTTTGTAATGGATGAGGTCTATGACATGGAGCTCTACGAGTGGACCAAGGTGGACATCTCTGATGAGGCCCAGAAGGAGCGTGTCAGTGCCATGATTGAGGACCAGGAGCCCTTTGAGGGCGAGGCCTTGCTTGACGCGAAATGCTTCAAGTGA